From the Ictalurus furcatus strain D&B chromosome 19, Billie_1.0, whole genome shotgun sequence genome, one window contains:
- the eps8a gene encoding epidermal growth factor receptor kinase substrate 8a isoform X4: MNGYAAPTYPSGSFSNSQLNGHQSPELPALEANKSSAKAIYEQRKSYSKNSMNNSMSDTSQYLVEHLTTFVMDRKDAMLTIDDGIRKLRLLDAKGKVWTQEMLLQTDDKAVRLIDADTKNDLEHFPLGTVQHCQAIMNSCNYDSILALVCKESGQGKPDLHLFQCDDIKANLIQADIESAINDHKGGKAKKRPEVLKMIRKSDGAIPPPPGGPAPVPPATANQVAMNSRVAAWSNVASDHQDYDAQRPYGEQDDSPEMTAMQIDRDVQILNHILDDIEHFVTKLQKAAEAFNELSKRKKSKKSKKKGPGEGVLTLRARPPGQDEYVDCFQKFKHAFNLLAKLKTHIQNPSAVDLVHFLFNPLKMVVHTSGGVDLAKSVVVPLLTRDAIEFLHSAGTAEERHLWVMLGDGWTKCRLEWPKDHYFPPHTLRFRDGWEPPLLVSREQGLTQLAESLAHADLHRPQQANVQEFPSADGNAEAQGRGQPRSFAKSKYDFVARNGTELSVVKDEVVEVLDDRKQWWKVRNGTGLTGYVPNNILEITKAVDVNGRGEPIYSHTIQKQRTDDGPKPGIASIPPAPTPPPPPMYSLPYSAPAPLEHHGNSPSNVSRQSSSNSSDNGSITMREPKEHGVTPANRRKSNMEEVQDELVHRLTLGRSAQKKFQAPPRSGSLPAANISYDSTPEEVKTWLEVKGFSAVTVNSLGVLTGAQLFSLNKDELKTVCPDDGARVYSQVTVQKAALERSSGSELQEIMRRRQEKLAATTASDSGVESFDEGSSH; the protein is encoded by the exons ATGAATGGCTACGCTGCCCCTACGTACCCCTCGGGAAGCTTCAGTAACTCCCAGCTGAA TGGCCACCAATCTCCAGAGCTGCCAGCACTCGAGGCCAACAAATCCAGCGCAAAGGCTATCTATG AGCAAAGAAAGAGCTACAGTAAAAACAGCATGAACAACAGCATGAGCGACACATCGCAGTACCTCGTCGAG CACCTGACCACGTTCGTCATGGACCGTAAGGATGCCATGCTCACCATCGACGACGGCATCCGTAAGCTGCGCCTGCTGGACGCTAAAGGGAAGGTGTGGACGCAGGAGATGCTGCTGCAGACGGATGACAAGGCAGTGCGCCTCATCGACGCCGACACCAAG aacgATCTGGAGCACTTCCCTCTGGGCACGGTGCAGCACTGCCAGGCCATCATGAACTCCTGCAACTACGACTCCATCCTGGCGCTGGTGTGTAAGGAGTCTGGACAGGGCAAACCAGACCTGCACCTCTTCCAGTGTGATGACATCAAG GCAAATCTGATCCAAGCGGATATCGAGAGTGCCATCAACGATCACAAGGGCGGGAAGGCCAAAAAGCGTCCAGAGGTTCTCAA AATGATCCGGAAGAGCGACGGCGCTATCCCACCTCCTCCCGGCGGCCCCGCCCCGGTTCCTCCAGCAACCGCCAATCAAGTGGCTATGAACAGCAGAGTTGCCGCTTGGTCAAACGTGGCCAGTGATCATCAAGACT ATGATGCCCAAAGGCCATACGGGGAACAGGATGACTCTCCGGAGATGACCGCGATGCAGATCGACAGAGACGTG caaATCCTGAACCACATTCTGGATGACATCGAGCACTTTGTCACCAAACTTCAGAAAGCTGCAGAGGCTTTTAACGAACTTTCCAAGAGGAAGAAATcaaaaaagagtaaaaagaaAGGACCAGGAG AGGGAGTGCTGACACTCCGAGCGAGGCCGCCGGGACAGGACGAGTATGTCGACTGCTTTCAGAAATTTAAACACGCCTTCAACTTGCTG GCAAAGTTGAAAACCCACATCCAGAACCCGAGCGCGGTGGATCTggttcatttcctgtttaatcCACTCAAAATG GTGGTTCACACATCAGGAGGAGTCGACCTGGCTAAGAGCGTAGTGGTTCCCCTCCTCACCAGAGACGCCATAGAGTTCCTGCACTCTGCAGGCACTGCTGAAGAGCGCCACCTGTGGGTCATGCTGGGTGATGGCTGGACTAAATGCAG GCTGGAGTGGCCGAAGGATCATTACTTCCCTCCTCACACCCTGCGATTCCGGGACGGCTGGGAGCCTCCGCTGCTAGTGAGCCGAGAGCAAGGCCTGACTCAGCTGGCTGAGAGCCTGGCTCATGCTGACCTCCACAGACCGCAG CAGGCTAACGTGCAGGAGTTCCCCTCAGCAGACGG AAACGCCGAAGCCCAAGGTAGAGGCCAGCCAAGAAGTTTTGCCAAATCAAAATATGACTTTGTGGCCAGAAACGGCACGGAGCTGTCTGTGGTGAAGGACGAGGTGGTCGAG GTTCTGGATGACAGGAAACAGTGGTGGAAGGTTCGAAACGGAACTGGACTTACAGGATACGTGCCAAACAACATCCTCGAGATCACCAAGGCTGTGGATGTGAATGGACGCGGCGAGCCAATTTACAGCCATACCATTCAG AAGCAGAGAACGGACGACGGGCCCAAACCTGGAATCGCATCCATCCCTCCAGCTCCgactccccctcctcctcctatgTACTCGCTGCCCTACAGCGCACCTGCTCCTCTAGAGCATCATGGGAACTCGCCGTCCAACGTCAGCCGCCAGAGCAGCAGCAACTCCAGTGACAACGGCAGCATCACTATGAGAGAGCCGAAAGAGCACGGCGTGACGCCCGCTAATC GCCGCAAGTCCAACATGGAGGAGGTTCAGGACGAGCTGGTGCACAGACTCACTCTCGGCCGCAGCGCTCAGAAGAAGTTCCAGGCTCCACCGCGCAGCGGCAGTCTGCCCGCTGCCAACATCAGCTACGACTCCACGCCCGAGGAGGTGAAAACCTGGCTCGAGGTTAAAGGCTTCAGcgctgt GACTGTAAACAGTCTGGGAGTGCTGACTGGAGCTCAGCTCTTCTCCCTCAACaaagacgagctgaagaccgtGTGTCCTGACGACGGCGCTCGAGTCTACAGCCAGGTCACCGTACAGAAGGCGGCTCTCGAG agGAGCTCGGGCTCTGAGCTTCAGGAGATCATGAGGAGGCGACAGGAGAAACTAGCAGCGACAACAGCCAGCGATTCAGGAGTCGAGTCCTTTGATGAGGGGAGCAGCCACTGA
- the eps8a gene encoding epidermal growth factor receptor kinase substrate 8a isoform X2, with protein MNGYAAPTYPSGSFSNSQLNGHQSPELPALEANKSSAKAIYEQRKSYSKNSMNNSMSDTSQYLVEHLTTFVMDRKDAMLTIDDGIRKLRLLDAKGKVWTQEMLLQTDDKAVRLIDADTKNDLEHFPLGTVQHCQAIMNSCNYDSILALVCKESGQGKPDLHLFQCDDIKANLIQADIESAINDHKGGKAKKRPEVLKMIRKSDGAIPPPPGGPAPVPPATANQVAMNSRVAAWSNVASDHQDYDAQRPYGEQDDSPEMTAMQIDRDVQILNHILDDIEHFVTKLQKAAEAFNELSKRKKSKKSKKKGPGEGVLTLRARPPGQDEYVDCFQKFKHAFNLLAKLKTHIQNPSAVDLVHFLFNPLKMVVHTSGGVDLAKSVVVPLLTRDAIEFLHSAGTAEERHLWVMLGDGWTKCRLEWPKDHYFPPHTLRFRDGWEPPLLVSREQGLTQLAESLAHADLHRPQQANVQEFPSADGYGFTSAAYDHMHLLDSHTAVAALKQAFSHHVDRNAEAQGRGQPRSFAKSKYDFVARNGTELSVVKDEVVEVLDDRKQWWKVRNGTGLTGYVPNNILEITKAVDVNGRGEPIYSHTIQKQRTDDGPKPGIASIPPAPTPPPPPMYSLPYSAPAPLEHHGNSPSNVSRQSSSNSSDNGSITMREPKEHGVTPANRRKSNMEEVQDELVHRLTLGRSAQKKFQAPPRSGSLPAANISYDSTPEEVKTWLEVKGFSAVTVNSLGVLTGAQLFSLNKDELKTVCPDDGARVYSQVTVQKAALERSSGSELQEIMRRRQEKLAATTASDSGVESFDEGSSH; from the exons ATGAATGGCTACGCTGCCCCTACGTACCCCTCGGGAAGCTTCAGTAACTCCCAGCTGAA TGGCCACCAATCTCCAGAGCTGCCAGCACTCGAGGCCAACAAATCCAGCGCAAAGGCTATCTATG AGCAAAGAAAGAGCTACAGTAAAAACAGCATGAACAACAGCATGAGCGACACATCGCAGTACCTCGTCGAG CACCTGACCACGTTCGTCATGGACCGTAAGGATGCCATGCTCACCATCGACGACGGCATCCGTAAGCTGCGCCTGCTGGACGCTAAAGGGAAGGTGTGGACGCAGGAGATGCTGCTGCAGACGGATGACAAGGCAGTGCGCCTCATCGACGCCGACACCAAG aacgATCTGGAGCACTTCCCTCTGGGCACGGTGCAGCACTGCCAGGCCATCATGAACTCCTGCAACTACGACTCCATCCTGGCGCTGGTGTGTAAGGAGTCTGGACAGGGCAAACCAGACCTGCACCTCTTCCAGTGTGATGACATCAAG GCAAATCTGATCCAAGCGGATATCGAGAGTGCCATCAACGATCACAAGGGCGGGAAGGCCAAAAAGCGTCCAGAGGTTCTCAA AATGATCCGGAAGAGCGACGGCGCTATCCCACCTCCTCCCGGCGGCCCCGCCCCGGTTCCTCCAGCAACCGCCAATCAAGTGGCTATGAACAGCAGAGTTGCCGCTTGGTCAAACGTGGCCAGTGATCATCAAGACT ATGATGCCCAAAGGCCATACGGGGAACAGGATGACTCTCCGGAGATGACCGCGATGCAGATCGACAGAGACGTG caaATCCTGAACCACATTCTGGATGACATCGAGCACTTTGTCACCAAACTTCAGAAAGCTGCAGAGGCTTTTAACGAACTTTCCAAGAGGAAGAAATcaaaaaagagtaaaaagaaAGGACCAGGAG AGGGAGTGCTGACACTCCGAGCGAGGCCGCCGGGACAGGACGAGTATGTCGACTGCTTTCAGAAATTTAAACACGCCTTCAACTTGCTG GCAAAGTTGAAAACCCACATCCAGAACCCGAGCGCGGTGGATCTggttcatttcctgtttaatcCACTCAAAATG GTGGTTCACACATCAGGAGGAGTCGACCTGGCTAAGAGCGTAGTGGTTCCCCTCCTCACCAGAGACGCCATAGAGTTCCTGCACTCTGCAGGCACTGCTGAAGAGCGCCACCTGTGGGTCATGCTGGGTGATGGCTGGACTAAATGCAG GCTGGAGTGGCCGAAGGATCATTACTTCCCTCCTCACACCCTGCGATTCCGGGACGGCTGGGAGCCTCCGCTGCTAGTGAGCCGAGAGCAAGGCCTGACTCAGCTGGCTGAGAGCCTGGCTCATGCTGACCTCCACAGACCGCAG CAGGCTAACGTGCAGGAGTTCCCCTCAGCAGACGGGTACGGCTTTACCTCCGCCGCCTACGATCACATGCACCTCCTGGATTCACACACGGCAGTGGCTGCTTTAAAGCAGGCATTCAGCCACCACGTAGATAG AAACGCCGAAGCCCAAGGTAGAGGCCAGCCAAGAAGTTTTGCCAAATCAAAATATGACTTTGTGGCCAGAAACGGCACGGAGCTGTCTGTGGTGAAGGACGAGGTGGTCGAG GTTCTGGATGACAGGAAACAGTGGTGGAAGGTTCGAAACGGAACTGGACTTACAGGATACGTGCCAAACAACATCCTCGAGATCACCAAGGCTGTGGATGTGAATGGACGCGGCGAGCCAATTTACAGCCATACCATTCAG AAGCAGAGAACGGACGACGGGCCCAAACCTGGAATCGCATCCATCCCTCCAGCTCCgactccccctcctcctcctatgTACTCGCTGCCCTACAGCGCACCTGCTCCTCTAGAGCATCATGGGAACTCGCCGTCCAACGTCAGCCGCCAGAGCAGCAGCAACTCCAGTGACAACGGCAGCATCACTATGAGAGAGCCGAAAGAGCACGGCGTGACGCCCGCTAATC GCCGCAAGTCCAACATGGAGGAGGTTCAGGACGAGCTGGTGCACAGACTCACTCTCGGCCGCAGCGCTCAGAAGAAGTTCCAGGCTCCACCGCGCAGCGGCAGTCTGCCCGCTGCCAACATCAGCTACGACTCCACGCCCGAGGAGGTGAAAACCTGGCTCGAGGTTAAAGGCTTCAGcgctgt GACTGTAAACAGTCTGGGAGTGCTGACTGGAGCTCAGCTCTTCTCCCTCAACaaagacgagctgaagaccgtGTGTCCTGACGACGGCGCTCGAGTCTACAGCCAGGTCACCGTACAGAAGGCGGCTCTCGAG agGAGCTCGGGCTCTGAGCTTCAGGAGATCATGAGGAGGCGACAGGAGAAACTAGCAGCGACAACAGCCAGCGATTCAGGAGTCGAGTCCTTTGATGAGGGGAGCAGCCACTGA